In a single window of the Gossypium hirsutum isolate 1008001.06 chromosome A13, Gossypium_hirsutum_v2.1, whole genome shotgun sequence genome:
- the LOC107894664 gene encoding uncharacterized protein has translation MSYKELYQSLFDAHVVSPFYLKPLQPPFLKWYDTNAQCEYHAGITGHSIENCMTFKKLVEKLIEMGVIKFDDPPGPNVAGNSLPDHANKGVNAIVESGSKRIKMDISEVKTPLKRVWEKMVEGGLVTRHPKERPKEARRYCGFHADEGHDIQECNEFRSLVQNLMDNKEMEFYEETRGSEEEEVYATEKGTTEGVQRVNHPVVIISRPRINEARVQLAPRVIIQKPISFPYKDSKKVHWNYDCNVTIPGGESPVNASQENQDVGFYISSGRRYDPANTKNEIVKEKAPIVEQRKEKTVRFKSLVNEPVTENEAREFLKFLKHSEYSVIEQLRKKLARISVLALLLSSETHRNALMKVLNETYVANDISVNKLDHLVNNISADNFIFFNNDEIPPGGMGSTKALHITTRCKGFTLLGVLIDNGSALNVLPLSTLNRLPVDSSHMKACQNMVRAFDGTERKVMGRIEIPLLIGPSTYEIDFLVMDIRPSYNCFLGRPWIHSTGAVPSSLHQKLKFVTKVRLVTINAEEDIIASITSNAPYVGTDDEAIEYARRKKKEQKKKQERRRPCLSGEEVKWEPMTFPHISRTFVSGGIIHAEGRATMKGFSEEMLEDLSINATHEEEARVENLSGIRPYEPESVLNNRTAEEIPIVFRTNT, from the exons ATGTCCTACAAGGaattgtatcaaagcttatttgaTGCCCATGTGGTGTCACCTTTCTACTTGAAGCCTTTACAACCCCCGTTCCTAAAATGGTACGACACAAATGCCCAATGTGAGTACCACGCAGGGATAACGGGGCATTCAATAGAGAATTGTATGACGTTCAAAAAGTTAGTGGAAAAACTCATCGAAATGGGTGTCATAAAGTTTGATGACCCACCAGGTCCCAATGTGGCAGGAAATTCGTTACCCGACCATGCTAATAAAGGGGTAAATGCGATAGTCGAAAGTGGGAGcaaaagaatcaagatggatatATCAGAGGTAAAAACCCCGCTTAAACGAGTTTGGGAGAAGATGGTAGAAGGAGGTTTAGTCACACGACATCCAAAGGAAAGGCCCAAAGAAGCGAGAAGATACTGCGGGTTTCATGCTGATGAAGGCCATGACATCCAAGAGTGTAACGAGTTCAGGTCCTTAGTGCAAAATCTGATGGACAATAAGgagatggaattttatgaagaaaCCAGAGGATCAGAGGAAGAAGAGGTGTACGCTACAGAGAAGGGAACAACAGAAGGGGTCCAAAGAGTTAACCATCCTGTAGTGATCATTTCGCGACCCAGAATCAATGAAGCAAGAGTACAACTAGCACCGAgagtcataatccaaaaaccgaTATCCTTCCcatacaaggatagcaaaaaggttcattggaattacgactgcaacgTGACAATCCCTGGGGGGGAAAGCCCGGTAAATGCTTCACAAGAGAACCAAGATGTAGGTTTCTATATAAGCAGTGGGAGACGTTATGATCCTGCGAATACAAAAAATGAAATCGTTAAAGAAAAGGCTCCAATAGTTGAGCAAAGGAAAGAGAAGACGGTTAGGTTCAAATCGCTAGTCAATGAGCCGGTAACCGAGAATGAAGCTAgggaatttctaaaatttttaaagcataGTGAGTACAGCGTCATTGAACAGCTACGCAAGAAACTGGCTCGCATCTCAGTGCTAGCCTTACTGCTAAGTTCAGAAACGCATCGGAACGCGttaatgaaagtgttgaatgagacTTATGTTGCAAATGACATCTCAGTTAACAAATTAGATCATCTGGTTAATAATATCAGCgctgataattttattttctttaacaaCGACGAAATACCACCGGGAGGTATGGGGTCCACAAAGGCCCTGCACATTACCACACGTTGCAAGGGATTCACATTGCTGGGGGTATTGATTGATAATGGATCGGCACTAAATGTCCTACCTCTATCCACATTAAATAGGTTGCCCGTGGATAGTTCCCATATGAAAGCATGCCAAAATATGGTGAGGGCATTCGATGGTACCGAAAGGAAAGTAATGGGGAGGATCGAAATACCCCTTTTAATCGGCCCTAGCACGTATGAGATAGACTTCTTGGTAATGGACATCAGGCCCTCTTACAATTGCTTCTTAGGAAGGCCATGGATTCACTCAACGGGGGCAGTGCCGTCATCATTACATCAAAAGCTCAAATTTGTAACAAAAGTTCGATTGGTGACCATAAATGCGGAAGAAGATATCATTGCGTCCATTACCAGCAATGCACCGTATGTGGGGACAGATGATGAAGCCATAGAAT ATGCAAGACGAAAGAAAAAGGAGCAaaagaagaaacaagaaaggaGAAGACCATGTTTGAGCGGGGAAGAGGTTAAGTGGGAGCCGATGACCTTTCCTCACATATCCAGAACATTCGTGTCGGGAGGAATTATTCACGCTGAAGGAAGAGCGACAATGAAAGGATTTTCTGAAGAAATGTTGGAAGACTTAAGCATTAACGCCACACATGAGGAAGAAGCTAGAGTAGAGAATTTATCGGGCATCCGCCCTTATGAGCCGGAAAGTGTTCTAAATAATcggactgcggaagagattcctatAGTCTTTAGAACCAATACATAG